A portion of the Calothrix sp. 336/3 genome contains these proteins:
- a CDS encoding SDR family NAD(P)-dependent oxidoreductase, whose protein sequence is MATTALIVGAGSGLSASLARLFAQEGFKVALAARQVDKLKILSQEIGAVSFAADATKLDDVNRLFRDVEQILGVPTVVVYNPSWRVRGAFVDLSPADVAKTLEITAYGGFLVAQAAAKRQLELGEGAIFFTGASASVKGYAQSAPFAMGKFALRGLAQSIARELAPQNIHVAHFVIDGGIRSHSRVEPEEKPDSLLDPDAIAQTYLHILRQPRSAWTWEVELRPWVETF, encoded by the coding sequence ATGGCGACCACTGCATTAATTGTTGGTGCGGGAAGCGGGTTGAGCGCGTCCTTGGCACGTTTGTTTGCTCAAGAAGGTTTTAAGGTAGCTCTAGCAGCAAGGCAAGTTGATAAGCTCAAGATACTATCTCAAGAAATCGGAGCGGTAAGTTTTGCTGCGGATGCGACAAAACTGGATGATGTCAATCGACTTTTTCGTGATGTCGAGCAAATATTAGGTGTCCCTACAGTGGTTGTATATAATCCCAGTTGGCGAGTTCGGGGAGCGTTTGTTGACTTGAGTCCCGCAGATGTGGCAAAAACTCTAGAAATCACTGCCTACGGTGGTTTTTTGGTGGCGCAAGCAGCCGCAAAACGCCAATTGGAATTGGGAGAGGGAGCAATATTTTTTACTGGAGCCTCCGCTAGTGTGAAGGGTTATGCCCAGTCCGCACCCTTTGCGATGGGTAAATTTGCGTTACGGGGTTTAGCTCAAAGCATTGCCCGCGAATTGGCTCCCCAGAATATTCATGTAGCGCATTTTGTGATTGATGGGGGAATTCGTTCCCATAGCCGTGTAGAGCCAGAAGAAAAGCCCGATAGCTTACTCGATCCGGATGCCATTGCCCAAACCTATCTCCACATTCTCCGACAACCTCGCAGTGCTTGGACTTGGGAAGTTGAATTGCGTCCTTGGGTGGAGACATTTTGA